The genome window GCTTCATCGCCGCGACGCCGGCTATTGCCTCGCTGCTGGTGTGCTTCGATCCTCTGCTGACCGACCACGCCGCAATGATAGCCGGCGTCCGGGCAGTGCTGGAGGACCCGCCCCCGTTGCAGGAACGGGGGCGCCTGGTGACCATTCCAGTGACCTATGGCGGCAAGGCCGGCCCCGACCTGAACGACGTAGCGGCGCTCCTGGGCATGACGCCTGTGGAAGTGATCGCGGCGCATACCGCCGGCCCGTTCCGGGTGATGATGATCGGCTTCGCGCCGGGCTTTCCCTACATCGGGCCATTGCCCGCGCGCCTGCGCGCCCCCCGGCGCGCCACGCCCCGCGCCGCCGTGCCTCCTGGCTCAGTGGCGCTCGCTGCGGGGCTGACCGGCATCTACCCGGCGCGGCTCCCCGGCGGCTGGCACGTGATCGGCCGCACCACGCTGCGACTCTTCGACGCCAATGCCGAGCCACCGGCGCTGCTGGCGCCGGGTGACCGGGTACAGTTCGTGGCCGATGCTTGACGTGCTCGCCAGCGGCCCATTGCTGACGGTCCAGGATCTGGGGCGGGCCGCCGCGCGACGTTACGGCGTGCCCGCCGGCGGCGCGCTGGACCGTTTCGCTCTCGTCGCGGCCAACCGGCTGGTGGGCAACCCGCCGGGCGCGGCGGCGCTCGAAATCACCGCCGGAGGCGCGGAACTGCTCCTGTCCGCCCCGGCGCTGATCGCCGTTACCGGCGCCGACCTCGGCGCGTGGCGCGGTGACCGGCCCCTACCCCTGTGGATGGCCATCCAGGCGGAGCGTGGCGAGCGTATCCGCTTCGCCGGGCGCTCTGGGGAGTGGGGCGCACGGGCCTACCTGGCCGTGGCGGGGGGCATCGCCGTACCCGCAGTGCTCGGCAGCCGCGCCACCGACCTCGCCAGCGGGTTCGGCGGGCTGGCGGGCCGCGCCCTCCGCCCGGGGGATCGCCTGCCAATCGGCCCACTGCCGCCCCTGGCGGAGTTGGGGCTGGGGCGCTACTGGCCGCCTGCGCTGCGCCCGCCCTACGGCTCCACGCCGACACTGCGGCTGCTTCCCGGGCCGCACGTCAGCGGCTTCGGCCCCGAAGCCCTGGAGTTGCTCACCACACAGAACTGGCGGGTTGGCGCGACCTCCAACCGCATGGGCTACCGGCTGGAGGGGCCGCCTCTGGCGGCCCTGCGCCCCTTCGACCTGCCCTCCCTTGGCGTCGTTCCCGGCGTCATCCAGGTGCCGCCGGATGGGACGCCGATTTTGCTTATGGCCGACGCCCAGACCACGGGGGGCTACCCGGTCATCGGCACGGTGATCGGCCCGGACCTGCCGCTGGCGGCGCAACTGCTCCCCGGCGACACGCTGCGCCTGGCTCTGACCACGCTGGAGGAAGCCCTGGTCGCCCACCGCGCCATGGCGGCGACGCTGGCCCGGTCGCTTGACGCCGACGAGGGCGATCTGCTGGCGGCCCTGGCGGGAGGAGGGTGGTAGGGCAGCAGCGGCTGAGCCGCTGCTGCGGCCCTGCCTGGGATAACGATGTCCCCAGCCCGGTCAGGTGCGCACGCCGATCATCACGTTGCTCACCACCAGCACCAGCAATACGCCGAGCGAAGCCAGCGGCGCCCAGCGCCCCAGGCCCCGCAGGGGGTTGCGCGCGCCAACGGCCATGTGCGCCAGCGCGGCGGCCAGAATGCCGATGAGCGGATGCAGAATGAAGGGGAAGCTCAAATAGCGCGCCTGGGCAGCGCCCGAGGTGTTGAACAGCAAGAATATCCAGAAGATGATGCCTAGCCCGGCTTGAAGATCCACCAGCACGGGAAACGCACGAGTTACAGCAGTGCGAGGCGTGTTGGGCTTGTAGGTCACGACGAGGTAGATCGCCGTGGCCACGATTACCAGCGGCAGGATCATCTCGCCAAGGACGCGGTGGATCTGGAAGACGACACCGAATACCGTGCTCATAGCATGCTCTCTTTCCGGGGCGAAGGAAGGCGGGGAAACCCGCCCCTGCCCTTCTGGGAACGCGCGGTAGCGCACTTCTACGAGTTGTGCGCACCACCAGGCGCCGCCAACTATACCCGAAGGCGGAACGGCGCGCAAGGGCGGGTGGGCGATCGGCCCGGCATCGGCATAGCAGGGACGGACCGCGGGGCCGTCTCTGCGCCGACGCCCTACGCCATACACGCCTCGGGGATGACCAGGCTCCAGCGGTTGACCAGCCACTGGCCCTCGCGATAGTGCAGGTCCGCGCGGAAGCAGAGCTGCCCGCGCTCATAGACGGCGCGGGCATAGCCTACCTGGTGGCGCGCGTTCTGGGGGAAGGGTTTGAGGATCTCGTAGCCCTGGCGCGGGCCGAATCGCTCCGCGCCGCCGCCGACCACGGCCGCGGTTAGCTCTGCGTAGAACTGCGCCCGATGCTGGCGCTCCTCGGCTCCTGCCTCGGCAACGAGCGGCGCGGCGGCGGCGACATCGCCGCTGAACATGGCGTTGGCCCACGTGGTGTGGACCGCGGCGATCTCAGCGCCGGCTTCCCGGCCCGGCGGCGCGCCAGGCAGGCTCTTTTCCAGGAAGCGCGCGCAGGCGTTTCCGGCAGACGCCCACTCGACGACCCGCCACGTCCCCTCGATAGCCTCCATGCGGGTAGCGTAGCACAGGCTGCCGCGGGCGAAGTACACCTCGCTCAGCCCGGTGCGCTGGCGCTCATGCTCGCCGGTGACGCTGCCGAGCAGCTCGAACCGTTCCAGATACGGCCCCAGCAGGCCGCCGGCGGCGGTGAGGCGGATCAGGGCATCGGTGCGCGACAGATAGGAGCGGACACGCTGCTGGCGGCGGGCCGGGTCGGGCTCGGCGAGCAGTTCGAGGGCGGCCGGCTCGTCGCCGGAGAGCATCGCGCTGACCCAGTGGTGATGGACCATAGCGGAGTCGGGATCAGGCGGGGCGATGGTAATGGACACCGGCCCGCGCCCCATCGCGGCGCCGATGGTGACGGGCGCGACGCAGACGAGGAGCAGCAACGTGAGACCAATGAGGGTGAACCAGATCCGGGAGCGGCGTGACGGGTGGGTGAGGGCGGTTGCCATGGGAAAACCTCCAGTGCGCTGATGGGACGACCCATAAGGTGTACCGTTGCGCGGGGCTGGAGGTTGCGGAGATGGGGTATGTTACGAGATTCGGGGCATTTGAGGTTGACCGATGCGGCACAGGTTCACGTAGCCGGTCCGTGGAGGTGTGGAGGTGTGGAGGTGTGGAGGTGAAGGTCGGTGGTATGCACAGGTGAGCACAGCGGGATCGTGTTCACATCTACCGAACATGCTCACACCGCAGAGGGCGCGGAGGGGCGCAAAGGGCTTCATAAAGCTCATCCTCTACGCTCCTCTGCGTGCTCCGCGGTCAATCTGAACACGTTCCGCAGCGGAAGGCGGCATCACCCGCGTCCGTGGACGCCCCCATCGGTGGCGCGGAGCTGCGCGGCCAGCTCCTGGAGGCGCGCGGCGAGGGCGAGGTAGGGGGAACCCTCGGCCTCGCCCTCGGCGGCCCAGCGGGCCTGCGCCTCGAGCTGATCGGCGAGGGCGGCGCGGTCGGCGCCAGCGCCGGCGAGGGCAGCAGTGGCGGCCGCCTCGGCCTCGGCGGTAAGGCGCGCGATCTGCTGCTCGCGGGTCTCGGGTGGAGGCGCCTCCGCGGCCTGGCGATGGCGATCAGCGTACTCATCGAGGCCCATCGCCGCGAAGAGCTCGGCGGCGCGGGCATGGTAGGGGCGGGCCTCAGCGTAGCGACCGGCGCGGCGCAGCGCCCAGCCGTAGTTGCCGATCTGCACGGGAACGCTGTAGCGATCGCCGATAGCCTCATAGATGGCGATGGCCTGGACGAGGAGCCGATCGGCTGCCGCCTGGTCGCCGCCGATCAGCGCGATCCGTCCCTGGGCAGCATAGACGTTGGCCTCGCCCAGACGGTCGCCGACCTGGCGGTAGAGGGCCTGGGCCGCCGCGTAGGACCCCAGGGCCGCGTCCATCTCCTTGCGGAACTGCTGCANNNNNNNNNNNNNNNNNNNNNNNNNNNNNNNNNNNNNNNNNNNNNNNNNNNNNNNNNNNNNNNNNNNNNNNNNNNNNNNNNNNNNNNNNNNNNNNNNNNAGCCGACCTGGCGGTAGAGGGCCTGGGCCGCCGCGTAGGACCCCAGGGCCGCGTCCATCTCCTTGCGGAACTGCTGCACATCGCCGATGCCTTGCAGGACGTGGGCCTCGCCCAGACGGTCGCCGACCTGGCGGTAGAGCGTCAGGGCTCGTTCGAGGAAACGGATGGCCTCTTGATGAGCGTAGGTCCAGCTAAGGTGCTCACCAACGCGAAAGCAGAGCGCTGCTGTCTGCGCGGCGTTGTGGTCAACAGCCCGCTGTGCCACATAGCGCAGGTGCGCATCGAGCGGGCGAAGGTTGAGATACCGCGCGGTATTCCCCTGGATCATTTTTTGCACCAGCCCGAGAACCACCCGCTCTACCGAATTCTCGCGCCTGCGTGACATCACTCACATGCGCCGCATAGGCTGCGACCAGCCGGTGCAGGCGCAGCACATTCTCACTCTCCTCATCGAGTAACCCCAACTCGATCAGTCGCTGTAGCCCATCCTCGGCGTGCAGCGCAGCATCGAGTTCGTCCTGGGGAAGCTCCAGCGTCGCCAGCAGCAGCTCGCGCGGGATGGGCTCGCCCGGCGCCAGGCAGGCCGCGCGGGCCAGCAGCGCCCGGGCGGTGGCGGCGACCGGATCAGTCGGCTGGAGCTGGTTATAGCTCAGGGCGAAGGTGCGGGCCACGTCCAGTTCATGCCTGGTTGGCGAGCGTTCCGCGCCACGCCCTTGCAATGAGGGATGACTGATCAGCGCTGTCCGTAACTGATCCAGGTAGGCATCCACCGGGATCTGCCGGTAGCGGCGGAGGAAGCTGCCGGCGAGATGCAGCGCCAGCGGCAGGTCGCCCAGGACAGCAGCCACCTTCGATGCCGCTTCCTGCTCCATCTCGGCGCGATAGCTCTGGAGCAAGCGCACGCTGGCATCGCGCGCAAGGGTGTCGAGGTCGTGCCGCACCGTCCCGGAGGTCGCGCCCCACACCGCGCGCCGGCTGGTCACCAGCACGCGGCAGCCGCCGGTGGGCGGGCGCCACTGCTGGAACAGCTCCTCGTCCTCACAGTTGTCGAAGATCAGCAGACGGGGCAGGGGCGACTGCCAGGCGGCGCAGACCAGGGCGATCTGCTCGTCGGGCCGCAGTTGCCCAAAGTCGGGCCGCCAGTCAACCAGGCCCCGCGAGCCGCAGCGGGCGATGGCAGTACCTACCGCAGCGGGCTCGGCAAAGCTGATCCAGAAGACCCCGCCGGTGAAGTAGGGGCCGTAGCGGTGGGCAACCTCGATGGCAAGCTGGGTCTTGCCCACCCCGCCGATGCCGGTGGTGACCGCCACGGCGCCCGGCTGATCGCGCAGGGCGCGGGCGAGGGCGCGCAGCTCGGCGTCGCGCCCGACGAAGAGGGGGTTGGGGGTGAGCTGGTGCAGGTAGGAGCACGGGGCGAGCCGGCCGGGGGCGGGGATCGGCTCTTTATCATCTACAGGCATGCGGGCGAGGAGCGCCTCGGCAGCGGCGAGCGCGCCGGGGTCGGCGGGGGGCGCGGAAAACGCATAGGTCGTCTGCTGGCCGATGATGTCGCGCACGCTGCCGCTGCTGACGTTGAGCGCCTGGACAACGCCGGCGTCGCCCCGGACAGCAATGGGATGGTGTGACGATTGCTGGTCACTGGTCATTGTCAGCCCCTGCTCTTGTCACTGCTCGTACAGATAAACGTGCGGAAGAACGGTTTCCGTTACGGGACCTCTCCCGCATCGCCAGGCTCATCGGCCACGGACTGGCCCCACCTGCGCAACTGCGCCTTGAGGCGCGCAATCTCGTCGCGGGCCGCCGCAGCCTGCCGCGCGGCCTCGGTGTCGCCTCGGGCAGCGCGGCGGGCGTAGGCAGCGAGGTTCTGCCGCTGGAGGCCGAGGAGCTCCCGCGCCTCATCGACATCGTCCTGGCCGGGCACTGCGCCGCTGGTGGATGGCGCACCGTAGTACGTCACCTGCTTGCCGACGATACTGCCCACCGACCCGCCAGAGACGTCGATCTTCTGGAAGGCGCCGACGCTGCCGCCGATGAAGATCCCGCCGGGCGCTGGCGCCGGCTTACGCGCAGCCTCCTCGGCGCGCTGGACCGCGGCGAGCACCTCGCGGAGTTGGGCGGCGAGGGCGGCATTGCCCCGGGTATTCGCATCGAGGAGCGCCTGGGCCTGGGCGCGGACGGCGGCAACAGTGGCGGCGTGGAGCGCGGCGTTCTCGGCGCGGCCGTCCTGCGCGTCGGCGAGGAACCGCTGAAGCAGGCGCAGCTGCTGATCGCCCCGATCCGCGAGGGCCTCGATGGCGACGCTCAGCGCATCGGTCTGAAGCAACACCATCTCGACATCGGCGGCGATGGCCCGGCTCTGGGCGATCTGGGCCGTGAGGTCGGCGGCGAACTGCTCGAGCAACGCCTGCTCGGCGGCGGGCGCGTTGTCATCAAGGCGGGCAACGTTGCGCTGCGCCCAGTCGGTGAGCCACCCGGCGAGCGCGTTGCTCCCGAGGCCGGCGAGCCACGCGGCGACAGCCGCCGGCGCCATGCCGCCGGTGAGCAGCGGCAGCGTACTGGCGACCGCAAGCAGGGCGATGACCGAAGCGCCGCCGACGCCGGCGGCGACGGCGGCGGCGTTGCGCCGGATGCCGGCGCGGGCCCGGGTGGTGATCGCGGTCTGGTCGGGCGTGCTCATTGCTCACTCCTCATCATCCGGGTAGTCCTCGACCACGACGCCCATGCCTCGCAGGGCGCCCTTGAGCCGCCGGATCGCGTCGCGGGCCTCGCGGAGGCCATAGGTGACCTCGGGCCGCGCGTGGGCCGAGCCGGTGATGGCGAGCTGGCCCAGGTAGTGGCCCACGGTCGCGCGGTGCTGCTCCAGGCGCCGGCGCAGGCCGGCCGCCTGGTCGTCACCGGGCGCCGGCGGCGCGGCGGCGCTCCCCTGGCTGCCTGCCGGCTGCGGGACGCCGTAGTTTTCCTGGCTACCGATGATGGTACCGACGCTGCCGCCGGTGACCGTGACCACCTGCACCGTGCCGACGCCGCCCCCGATGTGGATGCCCGCCAGCGGAGGCTGCGGGGCCGACGCCTCCTCGCGCCAGAGGCGTCCATCGCGCATGCGCAGCCAGAGCACGGGCAACCACCAGGGATGCCCCGCGCCGAGGGCGGCGCGGGCGGCGGCCAGGGCGCGGTCGATCTCCCCATCGCGCCGCAGTTCGGCGAAGAGCGGCGGCAGCAGCGCGGCCACGGTGGCCTGGGGGATCTGCGCGCGCATCGCCAGCACGGCCCCCACGCCCGCCCGCGCCAGGTGGGGGCCAACGGCGCGCAGGGCCTCGTAGCTCGTGCCCCCGCCCTGGCAGGCCGCCAGGACCACGAACAGGGGCATGCGCGCGAGCTGCGCGAGCGCCTCTACGAATGCGGCGCCGCTGACGGGGCGGTACGGCCCGTCGCCGGCCTGGTCGAGCCACAGGTACGGCTCGCCCTCCACCAGCGCCCCGTGGCAGATCAGCACGAGCAGGGGTGCGCCATCGCGCAGGGCCGCGGTGAGATTGGCCAGGGTGGCCGCCGGGCGGCCCTCACGCCCATCGAGCAGCGTCGCGGGGATGTCGGCGAGGCCGGCCAGGGCCGCGGCGGTGAGCCCGGCGCGATCCACCGGCGAGGCGCCGGGGGGCGCGGCGGCGCCGGCGGCAACCACGGCGCGCAGGTCGGGCCGGGGCGGGGGCGTGAGGTCGGCGAGGCTGGCGCTCGGCAGGAGGCGCGCGAGGCGAACGGCCTCGCCGCGGGCCAGGGGCAGGCCGCTGAGCGGGTCGCGCAGCGTCTCCCAGAGCAAGGCGTGCAGGGCATCGTCACCGGGGTCGAGGGCGAGGCCCAGGCGCAGGGGGCGCTGCCGGGCCTCCCCGGCGCCGCGGGCGCGCGCCCAGGCCTCGCGCAGGGCCGGCGGGAACACCATCGCGGTGAGGGCGGCGCCATAGACATCGGGGGTGGGTTCGAGGGCGCGCAGCGCCTCGGCATTGAGCGCGATGGGCGCCTCGGCAGCGAGGCGGGCATCGGCCCCGGGGAGCCGGGCGGTCAGGGTGGCGGCGTAGGCGTCCCCTGAGCGGGTGATGGCGAGTTCGAGCGCGATGGCGGCCATGGGTGATTTTGGATTTTGGATTTTGGATTGCGGATTGCGGATTTTAGATTGCGGATTGGGTGCGAGTGTGGATCGTTGCTGACGGCGCCCTATGTCAGGGCAATTGTAGCAGGCTCGGGTGACTTATGTCAAAAGCCAGGGGGATTTGGGATTGGGAGCGGTTCGAGCGATGGATCGACGGGCGGGGGCGGCGTGCTCGTGCGATTTCAGAGCGCTGAAGCGTCACCGTCCGCGGATTACCACTTCGTCGATACTGCCGATGAAGAACTCGTTGCGGTAGGACGTGCTCCCGATCTCCAGCCAGGCCTCGCTCGCCTGGAGCGTCCCGCGGTGCTCGTGGGACGTTTCGTGGTCATCAACGAAAAGCTGGAGCCGCTCGCCGTCGAAGCGGGCCACGAGGTGATGCCAGCGGCCAGCTTCGAGCTGGTAGGGCGACTCGACGGCGACGCCCGCTCCAGGGCCGCCGACCCAGAAGACGGGGTAGCCATTGCGCAGATAGAGGCGAAAGGCCGACGGGGCGTTGGGCCGGAACCGGGCGACAATGTTCCGGGTGCGGTTATCGATCAGCGCCGGGCGGACCCGCACCGAGATCTCCAGTTCGCGCCTGAACTGCAGCCGGGACGCATCGGGCACGCAGACGAGCAAGGCGCCATCGAAGTAGAGCCCGGCGCCGGTGTAGCCATCATCGCCAGCGTTGAAGCTGCCGATGAGCCAGCCATGCAGGCCATGGGGCGAGGCGTCGAGGACGCGCAGGCCCTCGATGCGCTCGAAGTCGAACGCGAGGCGCACGTCGGGGGGATAGGGAGCATCGGCGGCGGGCGGCGCGGGGGCGGCCCGCTCGGCGC of Chloroflexaceae bacterium contains these proteins:
- the pxpB gene encoding 5-oxoprolinase subunit PxpB; this encodes MTLPWTFTHLGEAALLAEATSGDHEAANRAALAAAAALEAAPPPGFIAATPAIASLLVCFDPLLTDHAAMIAGVRAVLEDPPPLQERGRLVTIPVTYGGKAGPDLNDVAALLGMTPVEVIAAHTAGPFRVMMIGFAPGFPYIGPLPARLRAPRRATPRAAVPPGSVALAAGLTGIYPARLPGGWHVIGRTTLRLFDANAEPPALLAPGDRVQFVADA
- a CDS encoding biotin-dependent carboxyltransferase family protein; this encodes MLDVLASGPLLTVQDLGRAAARRYGVPAGGALDRFALVAANRLVGNPPGAAALEITAGGAELLLSAPALIAVTGADLGAWRGDRPLPLWMAIQAERGERIRFAGRSGEWGARAYLAVAGGIAVPAVLGSRATDLASGFGGLAGRALRPGDRLPIGPLPPLAELGLGRYWPPALRPPYGSTPTLRLLPGPHVSGFGPEALELLTTQNWRVGATSNRMGYRLEGPPLAALRPFDLPSLGVVPGVIQVPPDGTPILLMADAQTTGGYPVIGTVIGPDLPLAAQLLPGDTLRLALTTLEEALVAHRAMAATLARSLDADEGDLLAALAGGGW
- a CDS encoding tetratricopeptide repeat protein yields the protein MAQRAVDHNAAQTAALCFRVGEHLSWTYAHQEAIRFLERALTLYRQVGDRLGEAHVLQGIGDVQQFRKEMDAALGSYAAAQALYRQVG
- a CDS encoding NB-ARC domain-containing protein produces the protein MTSDQQSSHHPIAVRGDAGVVQALNVSSGSVRDIIGQQTTYAFSAPPADPGALAAAEALLARMPVDDKEPIPAPGRLAPCSYLHQLTPNPLFVGRDAELRALARALRDQPGAVAVTTGIGGVGKTQLAIEVAHRYGPYFTGGVFWISFAEPAAVGTAIARCGSRGLVDWRPDFGQLRPDEQIALVCAAWQSPLPRLLIFDNCEDEELFQQWRPPTGGCRVLVTSRRAVWGATSGTVRHDLDTLARDASVRLLQSYRAEMEQEAASKVAAVLGDLPLALHLAGSFLRRYRQIPVDAYLDQLRTALISHPSLQGRGAERSPTRHELDVARTFALSYNQLQPTDPVAATARALLARAACLAPGEPIPRELLLATLELPQDELDAALHAEDGLQRLIELGLLDEESENVLRLHRLVAAYAAHVSDVTQAREFGRAGGSRAGAKNDPGEYRAVSQPSPARCAPALCGTAGC
- a CDS encoding CHAT domain-containing protein produces the protein MAAIALELAITRSGDAYAATLTARLPGADARLAAEAPIALNAEALRALEPTPDVYGAALTAMVFPPALREAWARARGAGEARQRPLRLGLALDPGDDALHALLWETLRDPLSGLPLARGEAVRLARLLPSASLADLTPPPRPDLRAVVAAGAAAPPGASPVDRAGLTAAALAGLADIPATLLDGREGRPAATLANLTAALRDGAPLLVLICHGALVEGEPYLWLDQAGDGPYRPVSGAAFVEALAQLARMPLFVVLAACQGGGTSYEALRAVGPHLARAGVGAVLAMRAQIPQATVAALLPPLFAELRRDGEIDRALAAARAALGAGHPWWLPVLWLRMRDGRLWREEASAPQPPLAGIHIGGGVGTVQVVTVTGGSVGTIIGSQENYGVPQPAGSQGSAAAPPAPGDDQAAGLRRRLEQHRATVGHYLGQLAITGSAHARPEVTYGLREARDAIRRLKGALRGMGVVVEDYPDDEE
- a CDS encoding LamG domain-containing protein, giving the protein MHNDPHRAPQHDIHTEGDVDTQQSVSVSGGRVRDVFGKVINVHRDPAALGLAVLALLLVAFIAGQALGARATRSEPAAPSAPTAPPLGVAGNPGLGCLPPGAERAAPAPPAADAPYPPDVRLAFDFERIEGLRVLDASPHGLHGWLIGSFNAGDDGYTGAGLYFDGALLVCVPDASRLQFRRELEISVRVRPALIDNRTRNIVARFRPNAPSAFRLYLRNGYPVFWVGGPGAGVAVESPYQLEAGRWHHLVARFDGERLQLFVDDHETSHEHRGTLQASEAWLEIGSTSYRNEFFIGSIDEVVIRGR